The following proteins are encoded in a genomic region of Garra rufa chromosome 22, GarRuf1.0, whole genome shotgun sequence:
- the jcada gene encoding junctional cadherin 5-associated protein encodes MYSVEDLLISHGYKVPQRNSNNVPVSHSSSPHPATYEKCLPTRSDSRCEIAEKRKGHSGVNGYEGDHVYSGGGIRQAPARGFPGDAENRVRKQRTQDVDNGNLGDGRLPEDSLTTDSGFFETHRGIHSQPRSEQDVSYWRRRGQDFSVLLDYADFRDPRGSGGGVPNKPEGMQRRPESALSTEEHNRERQRRAESARAREREMALHQWRIAAERKYQSLGTEEWRPMTSISRQPSENEVAQEQRRPRTAEGAVPPRTKNKSQSLPRMALQSESLQYFSIPTAGQDSCGGFKLNGHHARDPHGRHLSDGENRQRWTDRSGAQSAPLSKPRFSRPLRPPSYEVHQQMRGSAEMLTGELAPRARDRTPLPFSRQEYFVQELSGSGVEPPGYIPPPSYRRQPVVNRGHRTYPISMGNHQYRGDPYMQGTAMTEVQEWFIRQTGMAWPDHYRDGRRSMPCRRQAYPGYSEERMGNVQYIPFDDPRVRHISGAGIDGNSLTDADKIRNIRNEIPVNLLSEKSNDSAFPLTEKSFDRTEPSKSNISDSVNEDSIHKEVLKETESSNVIPDQNCNRHPATHGNIVALQMTMQQNSNQGLIETVTQVKKFEAKTVSENKKNSKKKLKETMFCLVSVPISMQANKSVSDPNNNEKVANSIENTVVQHDNQNLLNTLSKETQIQSSSSPSIKSSPLRKEIVDSRSLNPSQDNELFYAGSWPGDQYRNQETQTGSPEVSRNTHPPANEHSSSYTITDNDGETNCSANYGYPMIGQKDLNPSSNSAFSRTRTGSSSSIRSPTLPQSASVPASPDRQPLLRKTNQTADAQEVFGQFLLKPVNRRKWDAIGELESFNKEIQDHTGKYPNVDQNIEELDEALNSILELSDTNKDVNNPRSETTPRHVKKETDQQSHIVQVTEMQMKSNNLNVISDSGNRGHPEYKGIRNSKRKVNLDSQMQEIPVTKTDNYVNFEILQRGDNDPAVHRQDIPVPKECLLKDVGLTVYTAIPDTVTSGSPTCLSPESPMLTSPSDNSEMCETLQITSSDSSGDLSRHSPEFAEGTQSLNNNNALNSKALNKKEAGRGKTDVTKSEKSSRIHVIKSLHCRFKANYEDDDDDNCYSDYLSWSNEKTLADEHLETLLSQEKANSMQTEDLSNLYQVQCAKGIPENESIEQRAARILGIAVPVEALVDDKPLERNLKTTDAPELAAQTKEMSLNQEKQNVSRECEEVPDRSMESHGDMSEVELGGDPESGEDIPSPEKHSQRVSSMLELPEFPPSNLCLSLPLTEDEELTLSVSGGDRKETANSEITEAPQDLQAYCPPPLSPSPTNDQASLEYTVYAKEESSHSLVRTITRITLAKETELEEKEEELKESAQEDETFVEENQYSEDEVRENREVRDMTSYMQEEDEQSAQEEDSAEEVIVARSRQPPKSMACPIPQPRSGMVAKREITLPQGFDMDNTMSATEDDDKLFISDAYDPSRVERV; translated from the exons ATGTACAGCGTGGAAGACCTTCTCATCTCTCATGGATACAAAGTCCCTCAAAGGAACAGCAACAATGTCCCTGTCTCACATTCGTCTTCTCCCCACCCCGCAACCTATGAGAAATGTCTGCCGACGCGAAGCGACAGCCGGTGTGAAATCGCTGAGAAGCGGAAAGGACACAGTGGAGTGAATGGCTACGAGGGGGACCATGTTTACAGCGGTGGAGGCATCAGACAAGCTCCTGCCAGGGGATTCCCCGGTGACGCCGAGAACAGGGTCAGGAAGCAGAGGACACAAGACGTGGACAACGGTAACCTAGGAGATGGACGTTTGCCAGAAGACAGCCTGACCACGGACAGTGG GTTTTTTGAGACCCACAGAGGAATACATTCTCAGCCTAGATCTGAGCAGGATGTGTCCTACTGGCGAAGAAGAGGTCAGGACTTTAGTGTGCTTTTGGATTATGCAGACTTCAGGGACCCACGTGGAAGCGGAGGAGGGGTTCCCAACAAACCAGAAGGCATGCAACGGAGACCAGAATCTGCCTTAAGCACAGAGGAGCATAACCGTGAAAGACAACGACGGGCAGAGAGTGCACGTGCCAGGGAGAGAGAGATGGCTCTGCACCAGTGGAGAATTGCAGCTGAAAGGAAGTACCAAAGTTTGGGAACAGAGGAGTGGCGTCCAATGACCAGCATAAGCCGTCAGCCATCTGAAAACGAGGTGGCACAAGAGCAACGCAGGCCACGGACTGCAGAAGGAGCCGTTCCACCCAGAACCAAAAACAAGTCCCAGTCATTGCCCAGAATGGCTCTGCAATCTGAAAGCCTCCAGTACTTTAGCATACCAACTGCTGGGCAAGATTCATGTGGAGGCTTTAAGTTAAATGGCCACCATGCACGAGACCCTCATGGACGGCATCTTAGTGATGGGGAGAACAGGCAGCGGTGGACTGACCGATCAGGTGCACAGTCCGCACCGCTGTCAAAACCCAGATTCAGCCGACCGCTTAGACCTCCATCTTATGAAGTGCACCAGCAGATGCGTGGGAGTGCAGAGATGCTCACAGGGGAGCTTGCCCCTCGTGCCAGAGACAGAACTCCTCTGCCCTTCTCAAGGCAAGAGTACTTTGTGCAAGAGCTTTCTGGATCTGGTGTGGAGCCCCCAGGTTATATCCCTCCTCCATCCTACAGGAGGCAGCCTGTAGTTAATAGAGGTCACAGAACTTATCCTATCTCTATGGGTAACCACCAATATAGAGGTGACCCATATATGCAGGGTACTGCAATGACAGAAGTGCAGGAATGGTTTATCAGGCAGACTGGGATGGCTTGGCCAGACCATTACAGGGATGGAAGAAGAAGTATGCCTTGCAGGAGACAGGCGTATCCAGGCTACAGTGAAGAACGGATGGGTAATGTTCAGTACATTCCCTTTGACGACCCCCGTGTCAGACACATTTCAGGAGCAGGGATAGATGGAAACTCGTTGACGGATGCAGACAAAATCAGAAACATCCGAAATGAGATTCCGGTCAACCTCTTATCTGAGAAGTCTAATGACAGTGCCTTTCCTCTCACTGAGAAATCCTTTGACCGTACTGAACCAAGTAAAAGCAATATTAGTGACTCTGTTAATGAGGACAGTATACACAAGGAGGTGCTGAAAGAGACAGAAAGTTCAAACGTAATACCTGACCAAAATTGCAACAGACATCCAGCTACCCATGGAAATATAGTCGCTCTTCAGATGACGATGCAACAGAACTCAAACCAGGGTTTGATTGAGACAGTGACACAAGTAAAGAAATTTGAGGCAAAAACTGTGTCTGAGAACAAGAAGAACTCAAAGAAGAAGCTCAAAGAGACAATGTTTTGCCTGGTTTCTGTTCCTATTAGTATGCAAGCTAACAAAAGCGTCTCTGACCCAAATAACAATGAAAAAGTGGCTAATTCAATAGAAAACACAGTGGTGCAGCATGACAACCAAAACCTTTTAAACACATTAAGCAAAGAGACACAAATACAGTCCAGCAGCTCCCCATCCATTAAAAGTTCCCCTTTGAGGAAAGAGATTGTAGATAGTAGGTCACTTAATCCAAGCCAAGACAATGAATTGTTCTATGCAGGATCCTGGCCTGGCGATCAGTACAGAAACCAGGAAACTCAGACGGGTTCTCCAGAAGTTTCCAGAAATACCCATCCTCCAGCAAATGAGCATTCTTCCTCTTACACGATCACTGATAATGATGGTGAAACCAACTGTAGTGCCAACTACGGATATCCCATGATAGGTCAAAAGGATCTCAACCCTTCCAGCAACAGTGCATTCTCCAGAACTAGGACTGGAAGTAGTTCAAGTATAAGGAGCCCAACTCTACCACAATCAGCATCAGTTCCAGCATCTCCAGACCGTCAACCTTTGCTGAGAAAGACAAACCAAACAGCAGATGCTCAAGAAGTTTTTGGACAGTTCTTGCTTAAACCAGTAAACAGACGCAAATGGGATGCTATTGGGGAGCTTGAGTCTTTTAATAAGGAGATACAGGATCATACTGGGAAGTATCCAAATGTTGATCAGAATATAGAGGAGCTGGATGAGGCATTGAACAGTATTCTGGAGCTGAGCGACACAAACAAAGATGTCAATAATCCAAGATCGGAAACCACCCCACGTCACGTGAAGAAGGAAACTGACCAGCAGTCACATATAGTACAGGTCACAGAGATGCAAATGAAAAGCAATAACTTAAATGTAATATCTGATTCAGGGAACAGAGGCCATCCAGAATACAAAGGTATAAGAAATTCCAAGAGAAAGGTAAACTTGGACAGCCAGATGCAAGAGATACCTGTCACCAAAACTGATAATTATGTCAACTTTGAAATTCTGCAGAGGGGGGACAATGATCCAGCAGTACATCGCCAGGATATCCCAGTGCCAAAGGAGTGCTTGCTTAAGGATGTTGGTTTAACGGTATACACTGCCATTCCAGACACTGTGACCTCTGGATCCCCTACATGCTTGAGTCCTGAGTCACCTATGCTAACCAGCCCCTCAGACAACTCAGAGATGTGTGAGACTTTGCAGATTACGTCATCAGACAGTAGCGGAGATTTGAGCAGGCACAGCCCTGAGTTTGCTGAAGGTACTCAAAGCTTGAACAATAATAATGCCTTGAACTCAAAGGCCCTCAACAAGAAGGAAGCTGGGAGAGGAAAAACAGACGTTACTAAATCTGAGAAGTCCTCGCGTATCCACGTGATCAAGAGTCTTCATTGTAGGTTTAAGGCTAattatgaagatgatgatgatgacaatTGTTATTCAGATTATTTAAGCTGGAGTAATGAAAAGACCTTAGCAGATGAACACCTTGAGACTCTGTTGAGTCAAGAGAAGGCCAATAGTATGCAGACTGAAGACCTTAGTAACCTGTACCAAGTCCAGTGTGCCAAAGGTATTCCTGAAAATGAATCCATTGAACAACGGGCTGCCAGAATACTTGGCATTGCAGTGCCAGTTGAAGCCTTGGTTGATGACAAACCGTTGGAAAGAAATTTGAAAACCACAGATGCTCCAGAATTGGCAGCACAAACCAAAGAGATGAGCTTAAATCAGGAGAAACAGAATGTCAGTAGAGAGTGTGAGGAAGTGCCAGATAGGTCTATGGAAAGTCATGGAGATATGTCAGAAGTAGAACTTGGAGGGGATCCAGAGTCAGGAGAAGATATACCTAGCCCAGAAAAGCACAGCCAGAGAGTCTCCTCAATGTTGGAGCTGCCAGAGTTTCCTCCAAGCAACTTATGTTTGTCGCTTCCTCTGACCGAGGATGAGGAATTGACTCTTAGTGTAAGTGGGGGAGACAGGAAAGAGACAGCTAATTCTGAAATAACAGAAGCGCCACAGGACTTGCAGGCATATTGCCCACCTCCTCTGTCCCCCTCACCCACAAATGATCAAGCATCCCTGGAGTACACCGTCTATGCAAAGGAAGAAAGCTCTCACTCATTAGTGAGAACTATCACCAGGATCACCTTGGCCAAAGAGACAGAGTTAGAAGAAAAGGAAGAAGAACTAAAAGAATCAGCTCAAGAGGATGAAACATTTGTAGAAGAAAACCAATACAGTGAGGATGAAGTCAGAGAAAACAGAGAAGTCAGAGACATGACCAGTTATATGCAAGAAGAGGATGAACAAAGTGCTCAGGA